A region from the Paenibacillus humicola genome encodes:
- the zapA gene encoding cell division protein ZapA codes for MDGAGRTRVTVDIYGNQFTMTGSSNPEYIRRIAALVDENMHKLAKGYPQLDVPRISMLAAVHMAEDVFRLTAENERMHETERRLREASAKLEQAQRQVEELNETYLSLEAALQEELKQSRETARAELAQARAEAADELRAAKTEAQEKLETAQLEAEAKLEAAQAELQEALRQAAEELERTRAEALEELELEREIAREELERVSMELTGRYEQERERREAEAADAAGRLDEERERHAAEEAKAQAELAETRDSLTAELERVRAEAESGLRQAHAEAEAQLKQAAAAAEAEKVQLRERSEARHAQVRAEAEAKLAGARQEAEAAMSQLREKAEAELAQAKADAEAALSALRAEADSRLAEVQEEAQLELELERDAAREELERTRAELQQQLAEAREQAQTELERVRQAARERMERVRSEAAQAAAQAGAEAARQLAEVREAAQTELERVRSEAANALEQAASEAAEALERERERHAATLGAERETAQAMLGQALREAEEEAAALKAEFAAERAALEAAARSETKRLSEERERERDAWEQERTQLALRLEETRRELAAVQEAAAAAQDDAELLAMEAAEQEEALRSSLARLEEELRERSRQADELQNTLHELRQRDTRRSGQLQQQEEQLGKLRNQLAEAQKAADQSGRQLHQALEQLSGLKAEAEQRVARERELRGRLEAAEARAAEAAGEAERLAEEMDRKIAEAAAEMAAREAHASAEIELAHRQAAAYAEAEAGMREQLLQSEGEAAEAQAKAQQLLDRLGAAEAALNKAQLTTVELTRAHEELRTEHAKLQSEYAKLQTEYNEWIELIDKI; via the coding sequence ATGGATGGTGCCGGTCGGACACGGGTGACGGTCGATATATATGGCAATCAGTTTACAATGACGGGGAGCTCGAATCCCGAATATATTCGGCGGATCGCCGCTTTGGTGGACGAGAACATGCATAAGCTCGCCAAAGGGTATCCCCAACTCGACGTGCCGCGAATTTCCATGCTGGCGGCCGTCCATATGGCGGAGGACGTTTTCCGGCTGACCGCCGAAAACGAGCGGATGCACGAGACGGAACGGCGCCTCCGCGAAGCGTCGGCGAAGCTGGAGCAGGCGCAGCGGCAGGTTGAGGAGCTGAACGAGACGTATTTGTCGCTGGAAGCCGCCTTGCAGGAGGAACTGAAGCAGTCGCGCGAAACGGCGCGCGCGGAGCTGGCGCAGGCGCGTGCGGAAGCTGCGGACGAGCTTCGTGCGGCGAAGACAGAGGCGCAGGAGAAGCTGGAGACGGCTCAGCTGGAGGCCGAAGCGAAGCTGGAGGCGGCGCAGGCCGAGCTTCAAGAAGCGCTGCGGCAGGCTGCGGAGGAGCTCGAGCGTACGCGGGCCGAGGCGCTCGAAGAGCTGGAGCTCGAGCGCGAAATCGCGCGCGAGGAGCTGGAGCGCGTCAGCATGGAGCTGACGGGCCGCTACGAGCAGGAGCGGGAGCGGCGCGAGGCGGAAGCGGCCGACGCGGCCGGCCGTCTTGACGAAGAACGGGAGCGGCATGCGGCGGAGGAAGCCAAAGCGCAGGCGGAGCTCGCCGAAACGCGCGATTCGCTGACGGCGGAGCTGGAGCGCGTGCGCGCCGAGGCGGAAAGCGGGCTGCGGCAGGCGCACGCGGAGGCGGAAGCGCAGCTGAAGCAGGCGGCTGCGGCCGCCGAAGCGGAGAAGGTGCAGCTGCGCGAGCGCTCGGAGGCCCGGCACGCGCAGGTCCGCGCGGAGGCGGAGGCAAAGCTCGCCGGTGCGCGGCAGGAAGCGGAGGCGGCGATGTCGCAGCTGCGCGAGAAGGCGGAGGCCGAGCTGGCGCAGGCGAAAGCTGACGCGGAGGCGGCGCTCTCCGCCCTGCGCGCCGAGGCGGACAGCCGGCTGGCGGAGGTGCAGGAAGAAGCGCAGCTGGAGCTGGAGCTGGAGCGCGACGCGGCGCGCGAGGAGCTGGAGCGGACCCGCGCCGAGCTGCAGCAGCAGCTTGCCGAGGCGCGCGAGCAGGCGCAGACGGAGCTCGAGCGCGTGCGGCAGGCGGCGCGCGAGCGGATGGAGCGCGTCCGGTCGGAAGCCGCGCAGGCTGCGGCCCAGGCGGGGGCGGAGGCCGCAAGGCAGCTCGCCGAGGTGCGCGAAGCGGCGCAGACGGAGCTGGAGCGCGTCCGCTCGGAGGCGGCCAACGCGCTGGAGCAGGCGGCGTCGGAAGCCGCCGAGGCGCTCGAACGCGAGCGCGAACGCCATGCGGCGACGCTCGGCGCGGAGCGGGAGACGGCGCAGGCGATGCTGGGCCAGGCGCTGCGCGAGGCCGAAGAGGAAGCGGCCGCGCTGAAGGCCGAATTCGCCGCCGAGCGGGCGGCGCTTGAGGCTGCGGCGCGCAGCGAAACGAAGCGGCTGAGCGAGGAACGCGAGCGGGAGCGCGATGCGTGGGAGCAGGAGCGGACGCAGCTGGCGCTCCGGCTGGAGGAGACGCGGCGGGAGCTCGCGGCCGTGCAGGAAGCCGCCGCGGCGGCGCAGGACGACGCCGAGCTGCTGGCGATGGAGGCGGCCGAGCAGGAGGAAGCGCTTCGCTCGTCGCTGGCCCGGCTCGAGGAGGAGCTGCGGGAGCGCAGCCGGCAGGCCGACGAGCTGCAGAACACGCTGCACGAGCTGAGGCAGCGGGATACTCGACGCAGCGGGCAGCTGCAGCAGCAGGAGGAGCAGCTCGGCAAGCTGCGGAACCAGCTTGCCGAGGCCCAGAAAGCGGCCGACCAGTCCGGCCGGCAGCTGCATCAAGCGCTGGAGCAGCTCAGCGGGCTGAAGGCGGAAGCGGAGCAGCGGGTGGCGCGCGAGCGCGAGCTTCGCGGCAGGCTGGAGGCGGCGGAAGCGCGGGCGGCCGAAGCGGCCGGGGAAGCGGAGCGTTTGGCCGAGGAAATGGACCGGAAAATCGCGGAGGCCGCTGCGGAAATGGCCGCCCGGGAGGCGCACGCATCGGCCGAAATCGAGCTTGCCCACCGGCAGGCCGCCGCCTATGCCGAAGCCGAAGCCGGCATGCGCGAGCAGCTGCTGCAGAGCGAAGGCGAAGCGGCTGAAGCGCAGGCGAAGGCGCAGCAGCTGCTCGACCGGCTGGGCGCCGCGGAAGCTGCGCTGAATAAGGCGCAGCTGACGACCGTCGAGCTGACCCGGGCGCACGAGGAGCTGCGGACGGAGCATGCGAAGCTGCAATCCGAGTACGCGAAGCTGCAGACCGAATATAACGAGTGGATCGAGCTGATCGACAAAATCTAA
- the pheT gene encoding phenylalanine--tRNA ligase subunit beta, which yields MKVSYKWLNEYIDLDGYDGQRLAELMTAGGIEIDVVENRNKGVSGVVTGHVLTREKHPDADKLSVCTVDVGGGQPLQIVCGAKNVAAGQLVPVATVGAKLPGDFAIKKAKLRGVESQGMICSAKELGLNDKLLPKEQQEGILVLPEGTPVGKPIQDVLALDDEVLELDLTPNRSDCLSMLGAAYEVGALTGRPVKLPETRINGAAEHAEGRLSIEIEAPELCSHYAARYIKGVKIGPSPQWIQNRLIAAGVRPISNVVDITNFVMLEYGQPLHAFDAGKVSGGRIVVRLAREGETMLTLDGQERKLEPNMLVITDGQQPIALAGVMGGANSEVTADTVDILLESARFEGGTVRKTSRRLGLRSESSLRFEKGVDPARVIPALDRAAALMAQYADGHVLDGIVQAGAPLPHQTAVQVSLQKINRYLGTDLSKLETETIFGRLQFSFELSPDGVFTVQVPSRRGDITRDVDLIEEVARLHGYDEIPTTPIEGETTPGALTKPQAVRRELRRQLTSAGLNEVVSYSFTHPGRTVLFPALSGGSQPVRLAMPMSEDRSVLRTSLLPQLLETAAYNRNRKNDDAAIFEIGSVFHTDEEKLTRLPHEKHRLAVLLTGNRISAAWNRKAEAADFYVVKGMFESLAEKLGVERLISYEAAQPADMHPGRTAAVVLETERGRETIGYLGQLHPDVQLAHDLGDVFVLEVELEPLYDAADFSIAYRPLPRYPAIQRDIAVVVDRQAEAGKLLEAAGSAAGGLLESVRVFDVFTGERLGTDKKSVALSLVYRHPERTLTDEEAAELHGRVVQKLEQSFGAELRK from the coding sequence ATGAAGGTTTCCTATAAATGGCTTAACGAATATATCGATTTGGACGGCTATGACGGGCAGCGGCTTGCGGAGCTGATGACGGCCGGCGGTATCGAAATCGACGTCGTCGAGAATCGGAACAAGGGCGTATCCGGCGTCGTGACCGGCCATGTGCTGACGCGCGAGAAGCATCCGGACGCCGACAAGCTGAGCGTCTGCACGGTGGATGTCGGCGGCGGCCAGCCGCTGCAGATCGTCTGCGGGGCGAAAAACGTCGCGGCGGGCCAGCTCGTACCGGTCGCCACCGTCGGCGCTAAGCTGCCGGGCGACTTCGCGATCAAGAAGGCAAAGCTGCGCGGCGTCGAATCGCAGGGCATGATCTGCTCGGCCAAAGAACTCGGCCTGAACGACAAGCTGCTGCCGAAGGAGCAGCAGGAGGGTATCCTCGTGCTGCCGGAAGGAACGCCGGTCGGCAAGCCGATCCAGGATGTGCTGGCACTGGACGACGAGGTGCTCGAGCTCGATTTGACGCCGAACCGCTCGGATTGCCTCAGCATGCTTGGGGCCGCTTACGAGGTCGGCGCCCTGACCGGACGTCCCGTCAAGCTGCCGGAGACGCGCATTAACGGTGCCGCCGAGCATGCGGAGGGCCGCCTGTCCATCGAGATCGAGGCGCCGGAGCTGTGTTCCCACTATGCGGCGCGCTATATCAAGGGCGTGAAAATCGGCCCGTCGCCGCAATGGATACAGAACCGGCTTATCGCCGCCGGCGTGCGGCCGATCAGCAACGTCGTCGATATTACGAACTTCGTCATGCTCGAATACGGCCAGCCGCTGCATGCGTTCGACGCCGGCAAAGTAAGCGGCGGCCGCATTGTCGTCCGGCTCGCCCGCGAAGGGGAAACGATGCTGACGCTGGACGGCCAGGAGCGCAAGCTCGAGCCGAACATGCTCGTCATTACCGACGGCCAGCAGCCGATCGCGCTCGCCGGCGTGATGGGAGGGGCCAATTCGGAGGTGACGGCGGATACGGTGGATATTTTGCTCGAATCGGCCCGCTTCGAAGGCGGCACCGTCCGCAAAACGTCGCGCCGGCTCGGCCTTCGCTCGGAATCGAGCCTGCGCTTCGAGAAGGGCGTCGATCCGGCGCGCGTCATACCGGCGCTGGACCGCGCGGCCGCGCTGATGGCGCAATACGCGGACGGCCACGTGCTGGACGGCATCGTTCAAGCGGGCGCGCCGCTTCCGCATCAGACGGCCGTGCAGGTCTCGCTGCAAAAAATCAACCGCTATCTCGGGACCGATTTGTCAAAGCTGGAGACGGAAACGATTTTCGGCCGGCTCCAGTTCTCGTTCGAACTTTCGCCGGACGGGGTGTTTACGGTGCAGGTGCCGTCCCGCCGCGGCGATATTACGCGCGACGTCGATTTGATCGAGGAGGTCGCGCGGCTTCATGGCTACGATGAAATTCCGACGACGCCGATCGAAGGGGAAACGACGCCCGGCGCGCTGACGAAGCCGCAGGCCGTTCGCCGCGAGCTGCGCCGGCAGCTGACGTCGGCAGGATTGAACGAAGTGGTATCCTATTCGTTCACGCATCCGGGCCGGACCGTGCTGTTCCCGGCGCTGTCCGGCGGCTCGCAGCCGGTGCGGCTGGCGATGCCGATGAGCGAGGACCGCAGCGTGCTGCGCACGAGCCTGCTGCCGCAGCTGCTCGAAACGGCGGCGTATAACCGCAACCGCAAAAACGACGACGCGGCGATTTTCGAAATCGGCAGCGTCTTCCATACCGACGAGGAGAAGCTGACCCGGCTGCCGCACGAGAAGCACCGGCTGGCCGTCCTGCTGACGGGGAACCGGATCTCCGCGGCGTGGAACCGGAAAGCGGAGGCCGCCGATTTTTACGTTGTAAAAGGCATGTTCGAATCGCTCGCCGAGAAGCTGGGCGTCGAGCGGCTCATCTCTTATGAGGCGGCACAGCCGGCGGATATGCATCCCGGGCGGACGGCTGCGGTCGTGCTGGAAACCGAGCGAGGCCGGGAGACGATCGGGTATTTGGGTCAGCTGCATCCGGACGTGCAGCTGGCGCACGATCTCGGGGACGTGTTCGTGCTGGAGGTTGAGCTCGAGCCGCTGTACGACGCCGCCGATTTCAGCATCGCGTACCGGCCGCTGCCGCGTTATCCGGCCATCCAGCGGGATATTGCCGTCGTCGTCGACCGGCAGGCGGAAGCGGGCAAGCTGCTGGAAGCGGCAGGAAGCGCGGCAGGCGGCCTGCTGGAGTCGGTCCGGGTGTTCGACGTGTTCACGGGCGAGCGGCTGGGCACGGACAAGAAAAGCGTGGCGCTGTCGCTCGTCTACCGGCATCCGGAGCGGACGCTGACCGACGAGGAGGCGGCGGAGCTGCACGGCCGCGTGGTGCAAAAATTAGAACAATCTTTTGGAGCGGAATTGCGCAAATAG
- a CDS encoding YcnI family protein has translation MILFKKWTVPAAALLSLVLFAGIASAHVSVQPAQTTQGAYEVFSVRVPSEEENVTTKSVKVTVPSGVSVTRVEPHDGWKVQLDQNEDGSFKTITWTAEGAGLAQTEFTDFRMQGRVADNATQLVWKAYQTYSDGKVVEWTGAPDADHPASVTTVEAAVGGDPAQAAGEAAGGSDAKENAALVLAIAGVVLGAAALVLAAVKRRRA, from the coding sequence ATGATTCTTTTTAAAAAATGGACCGTGCCGGCCGCCGCGCTGCTGTCGCTGGTCCTGTTCGCGGGGATTGCCAGCGCGCACGTGTCGGTTCAGCCGGCGCAGACGACGCAGGGCGCGTACGAAGTCTTCTCGGTGCGCGTGCCGAGCGAGGAAGAGAACGTGACGACCAAAAGCGTGAAGGTAACGGTGCCGTCCGGGGTCAGCGTCACCCGCGTGGAGCCGCATGACGGCTGGAAGGTTCAGCTGGATCAAAATGAGGACGGCTCGTTCAAGACGATTACGTGGACCGCGGAAGGCGCAGGCCTGGCGCAGACGGAGTTTACCGATTTCCGGATGCAGGGCCGGGTGGCGGACAACGCGACGCAGCTCGTCTGGAAAGCGTACCAGACGTACAGCGACGGCAAGGTCGTCGAATGGACCGGCGCGCCGGATGCCGATCATCCCGCGTCGGTGACGACGGTCGAAGCGGCCGTGGGCGGCGATCCTGCGCAAGCGGCGGGAGAAGCGGCCGGCGGGAGCGACGCGAAGGAGAATGCTGCGCTCGTCCTGGCGATTGCCGGCGTCGTGCTGGGCGCCGCCGCGCTCGTCCTGGCCGCCGTCAAACGGCGCCGGGCGTGA
- the pheS gene encoding phenylalanine--tRNA ligase subunit alpha, whose amino-acid sequence MKERLEALRTEALQELERVDSPQRLSDLRVKYLGKKGALTEILRGMGALSAEERPVIGQVANDVRAAIEQVIEAKQAAFQQAETENRLRAETIDVTLPGKRPPSGAVHPLNKVAQEIEDIFIGLGYTIAEGPEVETDFYNFEALNLPKDHPARDMQDSFYITDEILMRTHTSPVQIRTMRAMDGKTPVKVICPGKVYRRDDDDATHSFQFNQIEGLVVGPNIRMSDLKGTLLQFVQLMFGRQAQIRLRPSFFPFTEPSAEVDVTCVQCGGHGCRMCKHTGWLEILGCGMVHPRVLEYGGYDPEKVSGFAFGMGVERIALLKYGIDDIRHFYTNDLRFLGQFVRMS is encoded by the coding sequence ATGAAGGAACGATTGGAAGCATTGCGGACGGAAGCGCTGCAGGAGCTGGAGCGCGTCGACAGCCCGCAGCGCTTGAGCGACCTGCGGGTCAAGTATTTGGGCAAAAAGGGCGCGCTGACCGAGATTTTGCGCGGCATGGGAGCCTTAAGCGCCGAGGAGCGGCCGGTAATCGGCCAAGTCGCCAACGACGTCCGGGCGGCGATCGAGCAGGTGATCGAAGCGAAGCAGGCGGCGTTCCAGCAGGCCGAGACGGAAAACCGGCTGCGCGCCGAGACGATCGACGTGACGCTCCCGGGAAAGCGGCCGCCTTCGGGTGCGGTGCATCCGCTGAACAAGGTGGCGCAGGAGATCGAAGACATTTTCATCGGCCTCGGCTATACGATCGCGGAAGGCCCCGAGGTGGAGACGGACTTCTACAACTTTGAGGCGCTCAATCTGCCGAAGGATCATCCGGCGCGCGACATGCAGGATTCGTTTTATATTACGGACGAAATCCTGATGCGCACCCATACGTCGCCGGTGCAGATCCGGACGATGAGGGCGATGGACGGCAAGACGCCGGTCAAAGTTATTTGCCCGGGCAAAGTATACCGACGCGACGACGACGACGCGACGCATTCCTTCCAGTTCAACCAGATCGAAGGGCTGGTCGTCGGACCGAACATCCGCATGAGCGATCTGAAGGGAACGCTGCTCCAGTTCGTGCAGCTGATGTTCGGCAGGCAGGCGCAAATCCGGCTGCGGCCGAGCTTCTTCCCGTTCACCGAGCCGAGCGCCGAGGTTGACGTCACCTGCGTGCAGTGCGGCGGTCACGGCTGCCGGATGTGCAAGCATACCGGCTGGCTGGAAATACTCGGCTGCGGCATGGTCCATCCGCGGGTGCTGGAATACGGCGGCTACGATCCGGAGAAAGTGAGCGGCTTCGCCTTCGGCATGGGCGTGGAGCGAATCGCGCTGCTGAAGTACGGCATCGATGATATTCGCCATTTTTACACGAACGATCTGCGTTTTCTGGGCCAGTTTGTCCGAATGTCCTGA